In [Leptolyngbya] sp. PCC 7376, a genomic segment contains:
- the rppA gene encoding two-component system response regulator RppA, with protein sequence MRILLVDDEKELREALSQILVREGYAIETADNGQAGLQLAQSQDYDLLILDWMLPEYSGITICKQIRIAGKATPVLILTAKDTIDDRVQGLDAGADDYLVKPFELRELLARVRALLRRSPIIEPPERLKIADLDLDKENQVAYRNGKMIRLSDRELQLLTYFMENAEQLLTHEQIYQHLWQDETPPSSNVLAALIRLLRRKVETKGDRPLIHTIYGKGYYFGLQDT encoded by the coding sequence ATGCGCATTCTGTTAGTCGATGACGAAAAAGAACTACGGGAAGCCTTGAGCCAGATTTTAGTGCGGGAAGGCTACGCTATTGAAACAGCAGATAACGGTCAAGCAGGTCTACAACTCGCCCAAAGCCAAGATTACGATTTACTGATTTTGGACTGGATGCTACCCGAATATTCAGGCATCACCATTTGCAAACAAATACGTATCGCTGGTAAAGCCACACCTGTTCTAATTTTGACCGCCAAAGATACGATTGATGATCGTGTACAAGGTCTAGATGCAGGAGCCGATGATTATCTTGTTAAACCCTTTGAGCTGCGGGAATTATTAGCGAGGGTGCGGGCATTATTGCGGCGATCGCCAATTATCGAACCACCAGAACGTCTGAAAATTGCTGACTTAGACCTCGACAAAGAAAATCAAGTTGCCTACCGCAATGGCAAAATGATTCGTTTATCTGACCGCGAACTACAGCTGCTCACATATTTTATGGAAAATGCCGAGCAACTCCTCACCCACGAACAAATTTATCAGCATCTCTGGCAGGATGAAACGCCGCCCAGTAGTAATGTCCTAGCCGCTCTGATTCGTTTACTCCGCCGCAAAGTTGAAACAAAAGGCGATCGCCCCCTAATCCATACCATCTACGGCAAAGGTTATTATTTTGGCTTACAGGATACCTAA
- a CDS encoding Hsp70 family protein — protein MAIAIDFGTSNTLVTRWNVAKNEPEVLALDRLSQQLVNNPPLIPSQLYVADASKPDIILGQAVGDRGLDGAKDQRLYRNFKRGIGTSMQGFLPELDGQKVTFEKLGNWFLSEIFQQLQQQENIDSLVMTVPVDSFESYRSWLTDVCADLPNIDKIQLLDEPTAAALGYGALEQELKQVLVVDFGGGTVDFSLVELNLTQGQSKPTGFILRWAQKSYADSTAQKAKTAKVIAKAGKNLGGSDLDNWLFDYFQQQQNLPKDALSLRLIERLKIKLSEKNQATEVYYNAETFESIELSLDRPGFETILQEQGFLGQLDELMSQVLQQARRNGVNKDDIEAVLLVGGTSQIPTVQTWLKSYFPEEKIKNDNPFGAIAAGALQLAQGFELKDFLYHSYGIRYWNRRNKCHDWHPIIPQGQPYPMSQPIELTLGASIEQQPNIELIIGELGEKSTGTEIYFDGDRLVTKNLGQGQANVKPLNDRDGARTVAKLDPVGYPGSDRIKLQFLVDGDRCLRVTVEDLLRNLTLLENQKVAEIS, from the coding sequence ATGGCGATCGCAATTGATTTTGGGACAAGTAACACCCTCGTAACCCGTTGGAATGTGGCTAAAAATGAGCCTGAGGTTTTAGCTCTTGATCGCCTATCTCAACAGCTTGTCAATAATCCACCCCTCATCCCAAGTCAACTTTATGTTGCCGATGCCTCAAAGCCAGACATTATTCTTGGTCAAGCAGTGGGCGATCGCGGCCTAGATGGAGCAAAAGATCAACGACTCTATCGCAACTTTAAGCGCGGTATTGGCACATCAATGCAAGGCTTTTTACCAGAACTGGATGGCCAAAAGGTGACCTTTGAAAAGCTTGGAAACTGGTTTTTAAGCGAAATTTTTCAACAGTTACAACAACAAGAAAACATTGATAGTTTGGTAATGACAGTCCCTGTGGATAGTTTTGAGTCCTATCGCAGTTGGCTCACGGATGTCTGTGCAGACTTACCCAATATCGATAAAATTCAGCTTTTAGATGAGCCTACCGCTGCTGCTCTGGGTTATGGTGCTTTAGAACAAGAATTAAAGCAGGTTTTAGTTGTTGATTTTGGCGGAGGCACAGTCGATTTTTCATTAGTGGAACTGAATTTAACGCAAGGTCAGAGTAAACCGACAGGCTTCATTCTGCGTTGGGCACAAAAATCCTATGCCGACAGCACTGCCCAAAAAGCAAAAACGGCAAAAGTGATTGCTAAAGCAGGCAAAAATCTTGGTGGTTCCGATCTAGATAATTGGCTTTTCGATTATTTTCAGCAGCAGCAAAACCTACCGAAGGATGCGTTGAGTCTGCGGCTTATTGAACGCTTAAAAATTAAGCTCTCAGAAAAAAATCAAGCTACCGAAGTTTATTACAATGCCGAGACATTTGAGAGTATTGAGCTCAGTCTTGACCGCCCAGGGTTTGAAACTATTTTGCAAGAGCAGGGTTTCCTCGGTCAGCTTGATGAATTGATGTCCCAAGTGTTGCAACAGGCACGGCGCAATGGGGTCAATAAAGATGATATTGAGGCAGTGCTTTTAGTGGGTGGTACTAGCCAAATCCCAACAGTGCAGACTTGGCTCAAATCCTATTTCCCTGAAGAAAAAATCAAGAATGATAATCCTTTCGGGGCGATCGCCGCTGGTGCCTTGCAGTTAGCACAGGGATTTGAGCTGAAAGATTTTCTCTATCACAGCTATGGTATTCGCTATTGGAACCGCCGTAATAAATGCCATGATTGGCATCCGATTATTCCCCAAGGGCAACCCTACCCCATGTCGCAACCGATTGAACTCACCCTCGGTGCGTCGATCGAACAACAGCCCAACATCGAACTGATCATCGGAGAGTTAGGCGAAAAGAGCACAGGTACAGAAATCTATTTTGATGGCGATCGCCTCGTCACCAAAAATTTAGGGCAAGGACAAGCCAACGTTAAACCCCTCAATGATCGCGATGGCGCACGCACAGTAGCAAAGCTTGATCCGGTGGGTTATCCCGGCAGCGATCGCATTAAACTACAATTTCTCGTCGATGGCGATCGCTGTTTGCGCGTCACTGTTGAAGATTTACTACGTAATCTGACCCTCCTTGAAAATCAAAAGGTCGCGGAAATCAGTTAA
- a CDS encoding TlyA family RNA methyltransferase: MAKKQRLDTLLVELELCESRQLAQRLIRAGEVKVRQRIVDKPGTQVPIDAEIEVKARPPFVSRGGEKLVKAIAQFQISVEDRICLDGGISTGGFTDCLFQAGAKQVYGIDVGYGQVAWKIRQDPRLVLRERTNFRHLTPEDLYENVSEGDRPTLGVMDLSFISLRKVLPTLWTLLAEPREVLLLVKPQFEVGREQVGKKGVVRDPDAQAQAIFDVLAVAEKLGWQAHGLTWSPITGPAGNIEYLLWLQQIPAELELTQKHIGDLTRSATTSLK; encoded by the coding sequence TTGGCTAAGAAGCAAAGACTAGATACGCTCCTCGTTGAACTTGAACTCTGTGAGTCGCGACAGTTAGCACAACGGTTAATTCGAGCTGGGGAAGTAAAAGTTCGCCAAAGAATTGTGGATAAGCCTGGCACACAGGTGCCTATAGATGCAGAGATAGAAGTTAAAGCTCGACCTCCGTTTGTTTCTCGGGGTGGTGAAAAACTTGTGAAGGCGATCGCCCAGTTTCAGATTTCAGTGGAAGATCGCATTTGCCTTGATGGTGGTATTTCGACAGGTGGCTTTACTGATTGTTTATTTCAGGCTGGCGCAAAGCAGGTTTATGGCATTGATGTGGGATATGGTCAGGTCGCTTGGAAGATTCGTCAAGATCCACGCCTTGTCCTGAGGGAACGCACCAATTTTCGGCATTTAACCCCAGAAGATTTATATGAAAATGTGTCGGAAGGTGATCGCCCAACTCTTGGTGTGATGGATTTATCCTTTATTTCCTTGAGAAAAGTTCTACCAACACTGTGGACATTATTGGCTGAACCGAGGGAAGTACTCTTACTCGTAAAACCGCAATTTGAAGTGGGTCGGGAGCAAGTGGGTAAAAAAGGTGTTGTGCGTGATCCTGATGCTCAGGCCCAAGCAATTTTTGATGTGTTAGCCGTTGCAGAAAAACTTGGCTGGCAAGCCCATGGTTTAACTTGGTCGCCGATTACTGGTCCTGCTGGTAATATTGAATATTTACTCTGGCTTCAACAAATCCCCGCCGAACTGGAACTTACTCAAAAACACATTGGTGATTTAACTCGGTCAGCGACAACATCACTAAAGTAG
- a CDS encoding phycobilisome rod-core linker polypeptide, whose translation MQTLANNLNLLETTADPNLLYSKAPDNGDRKQALNSIYKQLFKENRNLEFFRNAEIDSKFLAGETSTRQTVCSLICSEMYQDYILMTNSNYHFVTICFERVLGRSPIQAEKLKWSSLLASEGLISFANKFTSTNEYMDVFGDDKIPALRSGKLFSSNQNTPALPKFQSIQRYTGPGNETQWYGGSGSSMLPWDGKLPPTLVRKAGAVFTVAGAIEVARVLILIVMAALGTGSI comes from the coding sequence ATGCAAACACTTGCGAATAATCTGAATTTATTGGAAACTACTGCGGATCCAAATCTGCTTTATTCCAAAGCACCAGACAACGGCGATCGCAAACAAGCTCTTAATTCAATCTATAAGCAGCTTTTTAAAGAAAATCGAAATCTCGAATTTTTCCGTAATGCAGAGATCGATTCTAAATTTCTTGCGGGAGAAACTAGTACCCGTCAAACAGTTTGTTCATTGATCTGCTCTGAGATGTATCAAGACTACATCCTCATGACGAACAGTAACTATCATTTTGTCACGATCTGTTTTGAGCGTGTATTGGGACGTTCTCCTATCCAAGCAGAAAAACTCAAGTGGAGTTCTTTGTTGGCATCGGAGGGTTTAATCAGCTTTGCCAATAAATTTACGTCTACTAACGAATACATGGACGTATTCGGTGACGATAAAATCCCTGCATTGCGTTCCGGCAAACTATTTTCTAGCAATCAAAATACCCCTGCTTTGCCTAAGTTTCAAAGTATTCAGCGTTACACTGGCCCTGGTAATGAGACTCAATGGTATGGCGGTAGTGGCAGTAGTATGTTGCCTTGGGATGGTAAGTTGCCTCCTACACTTGTTCGTAAAGCAGGTGCTGTATTCACCGTTGCAGGGGCAATTGAAGTTGCTAGAGTTCTCATCCTTATTGTGATGGCTGCTCTAGGTACAGGTTCTATTTAA
- the msrB gene encoding peptide-methionine (R)-S-oxide reductase MsrB — protein MTDKVVKTDAEWQEQLSPEAYKVARKHGTERAFSGEYHDFKGEGTYNCVCCGTPLFTSDTKFNSGTGWPSYWQPVNETNVTEKSDFSFFMKRTEVLCSKCDAHLGHVFNDGPPPTGQRYCINSVSLKFEPKSE, from the coding sequence ATGACAGACAAAGTTGTTAAAACCGATGCCGAATGGCAAGAACAGTTATCCCCCGAAGCTTACAAAGTAGCCCGTAAACATGGTACTGAAAGGGCTTTTAGTGGGGAGTACCACGATTTTAAAGGCGAAGGAACCTACAACTGTGTATGTTGTGGCACACCTTTGTTTACTTCTGATACTAAATTCAACTCTGGTACAGGTTGGCCTAGCTATTGGCAGCCAGTGAATGAGACTAATGTCACGGAGAAATCGGATTTTAGCTTTTTTATGAAGCGTACCGAAGTCCTTTGTTCTAAGTGTGATGCTCACCTTGGTCATGTGTTTAATGATGGTCCCCCACCCACTGGACAACGTTATTGCATTAACTCTGTTTCTCTAAAATTTGAGCCTAAGTCTGAATAA
- the pdxA gene encoding 4-hydroxythreonine-4-phosphate dehydrogenase PdxA: MQPNLALTLGDPAGIGSEVLLKALADTEIQQLCSLTIIGNRRLLEQAYEQLRLKTTEPLADPATLDIFDPVGDPDEAIEWGQGSPLTGDLSFKYLNAAIYATLEGKFSGIVTAPIAKIHWHEAEHFYPGQTEVLAQKTNTDRYGMAFIGRSPYTGWTLRSLLATTHIPLADVPKTLTPELMDLKLDLLLESLKNDFGLEHPHVAIAGLNPHSGENGRLGTEETTWLNDWLKQAQTKYPNAQLSGLYPPDTMWIKAGKAWYGKPKFVPAADAYLALYHDQGLIPVKLMAFDYAINTTVGLPFIRTSPDHGTAFDIAGQGIANSTSIKEAIALASKISMNRLNAESIALLSGY; the protein is encoded by the coding sequence ATGCAACCCAATCTCGCGTTAACCCTCGGTGATCCGGCAGGTATTGGTTCAGAAGTTTTATTAAAAGCCTTAGCGGATACAGAGATTCAACAGCTTTGCTCGCTCACAATTATTGGAAATCGTCGACTTCTGGAACAGGCTTATGAGCAGTTACGGCTAAAAACGACAGAGCCTTTAGCTGATCCCGCAACGCTCGATATTTTTGATCCAGTTGGTGATCCAGATGAGGCTATCGAATGGGGTCAGGGGTCGCCTTTAACAGGGGATTTGAGCTTTAAATATTTAAATGCAGCGATTTACGCGACATTAGAAGGCAAATTTTCAGGCATTGTGACAGCACCCATTGCCAAAATTCACTGGCATGAAGCAGAGCATTTTTATCCGGGTCAAACGGAAGTGCTTGCCCAAAAAACAAATACCGATCGTTATGGTATGGCTTTTATCGGGCGATCGCCGTATACAGGTTGGACGTTGCGGAGCTTGCTAGCGACGACCCATATTCCCCTCGCCGATGTACCGAAAACTTTGACACCTGAATTAATGGATCTCAAATTAGATCTACTTTTAGAGTCTTTAAAAAATGATTTTGGTCTGGAGCATCCCCATGTGGCGATCGCCGGTTTAAATCCCCATAGCGGTGAAAACGGCAGACTTGGCACTGAAGAAACGACTTGGCTAAATGACTGGCTCAAACAAGCCCAAACGAAATATCCCAATGCTCAATTGAGTGGCCTATATCCGCCCGACACGATGTGGATTAAAGCTGGCAAAGCTTGGTATGGCAAACCAAAATTTGTGCCTGCTGCAGATGCCTATCTAGCGCTTTATCATGACCAAGGCTTAATTCCTGTGAAGTTAATGGCATTCGATTATGCGATTAATACCACGGTAGGTTTACCATTTATTCGCACTTCTCCCGATCATGGCACGGCCTTTGATATTGCTGGACAGGGTATTGCAAATTCCACCAGCATTAAAGAGGCGATCGCCCTTGCGAGCAAAATTAGTATGAACCGTCTCAATGCAGAATCGATTGCTCTACTGAGTGGGTATTGA
- a CDS encoding ATP-binding cassette domain-containing protein, giving the protein MASQPRSQTIFSGTPYLQLEYQGKQLTLDLRQDQHILGRDPQKADLIVPEDWLVVGRCQATIKKQGSQYFIYDGDGITPSTNRLSVNNVTISPDGGDRLQCGVEYHIGQNPENWVTLEFCSPHDPSYAQTPQKRSVLIQNKKITIGRDDNADLILDAPTVSRTHATVTQLSPSKFVLEDKSTNGVFVNGQKVQSATTLDPNSTIRIGPYTLVLRGKQIFVADQGQNIRIDANHVKRIVKGKNNRSITILNNISLPIEPGQFVALVGGSGAGKSTLMRTLLGIDPTTEGVVFLNGEDLRKNFNIYRTQIGYVPQQDIVHRDLRVKDVLVYAAKLRLPPDIDIKKVVDETLEQIEMDDRRDTFVRNLSGGQLKRVSIGVELLADPKLFFLDEPTSGLDPGLDKKMMQLLRKLANQGRTIILVTHATSNITQCDRIVFLGRGGNLCYFGPPDEAMNFFDIQSGDFADIYIKLESIQAVETESHNFLASPYHQRYVKNRLSASSVKTKSQPPAKAKRSFFQQISILSSRYLNLILGDKVNLGLALLTAPIAIVLINLALKDQDPLIPDPDISNLAPLALRVLFVFTCTALWVGFSSSLQEIVKESAIYLRERLVNLGLFAYLGSKILVLGGLAIAQSVLMSIVILVCFSSPESTLISWPLGVTITTFLTLFTCNSMGLMMSASVKNSSQANSALPILLLPQIIFSGVLFSMEAGLGKVASWLMLSRWSVGAYGTLVDVNRLLPVMEPLPDGTIPDLPFDWAEATYDPTWDNLGLNWGMLALHSFIYLAITFWLQKKKDIL; this is encoded by the coding sequence ATGGCATCTCAACCCCGTAGCCAAACTATCTTCAGCGGTACTCCCTACCTCCAACTTGAATATCAGGGCAAACAGCTCACCCTCGATCTCCGCCAAGATCAACATATTCTCGGGCGTGATCCTCAGAAAGCCGATTTAATCGTGCCAGAAGATTGGCTCGTAGTCGGGCGATGTCAGGCCACTATCAAGAAACAAGGCTCCCAATACTTTATTTACGACGGTGATGGCATTACCCCCAGCACAAATCGTCTCTCCGTCAACAATGTCACTATTTCTCCAGACGGAGGCGATCGCCTCCAATGCGGTGTCGAATATCATATCGGCCAAAACCCTGAAAATTGGGTCACCCTTGAGTTTTGTTCGCCCCATGACCCCAGCTATGCCCAAACACCTCAGAAACGCTCTGTCCTCATTCAGAACAAAAAAATCACGATTGGCCGCGACGACAATGCCGATTTAATCCTAGATGCCCCCACCGTTTCCCGCACCCATGCCACCGTCACCCAGCTTTCTCCCAGCAAATTTGTCCTAGAAGATAAAAGCACCAACGGTGTTTTTGTGAATGGTCAAAAAGTTCAGAGCGCCACAACCCTCGACCCAAATTCCACCATTCGGATTGGCCCCTACACATTGGTTTTGCGAGGTAAGCAGATTTTCGTTGCGGATCAAGGCCAAAATATTCGCATCGATGCCAATCACGTCAAGCGCATCGTTAAAGGCAAGAATAATCGCTCTATCACGATTCTCAACAACATTTCATTGCCTATCGAACCGGGGCAATTTGTTGCATTGGTTGGTGGTAGCGGTGCAGGCAAATCAACCCTGATGCGCACCCTTTTAGGCATTGATCCGACCACAGAAGGCGTTGTTTTTCTGAATGGCGAAGACCTCCGCAAAAATTTCAATATCTATCGCACTCAAATTGGCTATGTCCCTCAACAGGATATTGTGCACCGCGATCTCCGAGTCAAAGATGTTCTCGTTTACGCGGCGAAACTTCGTCTTCCACCAGACATTGATATCAAAAAAGTAGTCGATGAGACCTTAGAGCAAATCGAGATGGATGATCGCCGCGATACTTTTGTGCGCAATCTCAGTGGCGGCCAGTTGAAACGGGTGAGTATCGGTGTAGAACTGTTGGCTGATCCGAAACTCTTTTTCCTTGATGAGCCAACCTCTGGACTGGATCCCGGCCTCGACAAAAAGATGATGCAACTTCTCCGTAAGCTTGCAAACCAAGGTCGAACTATTATTCTCGTGACCCATGCCACAAGCAATATCACCCAGTGTGATCGCATTGTCTTTTTAGGGCGTGGCGGTAACCTTTGCTATTTTGGCCCTCCCGACGAAGCAATGAATTTCTTTGATATTCAGTCGGGAGATTTCGCAGATATCTACATCAAACTCGAATCCATCCAGGCCGTCGAAACAGAATCTCACAACTTCCTTGCATCGCCTTATCATCAGCGTTACGTCAAAAATCGTCTTAGCGCGAGTAGCGTCAAAACCAAGAGCCAGCCTCCAGCCAAAGCAAAGCGATCATTTTTCCAGCAAATCAGTATTCTCAGTAGCCGCTACCTAAACCTCATCCTCGGTGACAAAGTGAATTTAGGATTAGCATTGCTCACTGCACCGATCGCGATTGTCCTGATTAACCTTGCCCTCAAAGATCAAGATCCTCTCATTCCAGATCCGGATATCAGTAACCTTGCCCCCTTGGCATTACGGGTACTATTCGTATTTACCTGTACAGCTTTGTGGGTCGGCTTCTCCAGCTCCCTTCAAGAAATAGTCAAAGAATCCGCCATCTATCTCCGTGAACGACTCGTAAACCTGGGACTTTTTGCTTACCTCGGCTCAAAAATCTTGGTGCTCGGGGGCTTGGCGATCGCCCAATCAGTATTGATGAGCATTGTGATCTTAGTCTGTTTTTCATCTCCCGAAAGCACACTTATCTCATGGCCATTGGGCGTGACAATAACCACTTTCCTCACTCTGTTCACCTGCAACAGTATGGGCCTAATGATGTCTGCGAGCGTCAAAAATAGCTCCCAAGCCAATAGCGCCCTCCCAATTTTGCTGTTGCCCCAAATCATCTTTTCAGGAGTACTCTTTAGTATGGAGGCTGGTTTAGGTAAAGTAGCGTCATGGCTAATGCTAAGCCGTTGGTCGGTGGGAGCATACGGTACTTTGGTCGATGTGAATCGTCTCTTACCTGTAATGGAGCCTTTACCCGATGGCACAATTCCAGATTTACCGTTTGATTGGGCAGAAGCTACCTACGATCCAACATGGGATAATCTTGGACTAAATTGGGGAATGCTTGCACTCCATAGTTTTATCTATTTGGCGATCACCTTCTGGCTCCAAAAGAAAAAAGATATTCTTTAA
- a CDS encoding NAD(P)H-binding protein, whose product MQQTSGTGRSRSILMLGGTGTIGRATVAALLSRGHKVTCIARPKSGIGRKFTKDKTQELLQGTEVIFGDVKNRDFLAKDVFGDRSFDVIYSCMASRTGEPKDAWAVDYQAHADVLALAKESGVTQMVLLSAICVQKPKLVFQHAKLKFEQELAESGLTYSIVRPTAYFKSLAGQVERVKKGKPFLLFGDGTLAACKPISDPDLGAYLADCLDDVSLQNKILPIGGPGPAITLKNQGEYLFKLLDREPKFKSVPADLLMNISKVMDVIGKVIPPVAEKAELARIGHYYATESMLVWDAEAEEYDADATPETGSETLFDYYKRLVEGKEKAERVDVAMFSD is encoded by the coding sequence GTGCAACAGACATCTGGCACCGGGCGATCACGCTCCATTCTGATGTTAGGTGGAACAGGCACCATTGGTCGCGCAACTGTTGCCGCTCTATTATCCCGAGGTCACAAAGTTACTTGCATTGCTCGACCAAAATCAGGTATTGGCCGTAAGTTCACCAAAGATAAAACCCAAGAGCTATTGCAGGGTACTGAAGTGATTTTCGGGGATGTGAAAAACCGAGATTTCCTTGCTAAAGATGTTTTCGGCGATCGTTCCTTTGATGTGATCTACTCCTGTATGGCCTCACGTACCGGTGAACCGAAAGATGCCTGGGCAGTTGATTATCAGGCCCATGCAGATGTTCTTGCCCTCGCGAAAGAATCTGGCGTGACACAAATGGTGCTGCTGTCGGCAATCTGTGTGCAAAAACCCAAACTCGTTTTCCAACATGCCAAGCTCAAATTTGAACAAGAGTTAGCCGAATCTGGCTTGACCTACTCTATTGTCCGCCCGACGGCCTATTTCAAGTCTTTGGCTGGTCAGGTAGAACGCGTGAAAAAAGGAAAGCCTTTTTTGCTGTTTGGTGACGGCACTCTAGCAGCTTGTAAGCCCATCAGTGATCCTGATTTGGGAGCCTACCTTGCAGACTGTCTCGATGATGTTTCTCTTCAGAATAAAATCTTGCCCATTGGTGGCCCTGGCCCAGCTATCACCCTAAAAAATCAAGGAGAATATCTCTTTAAACTCTTGGATCGTGAACCTAAATTCAAGAGTGTTCCGGCTGACCTTTTGATGAATATCTCAAAGGTGATGGACGTTATCGGGAAAGTCATTCCTCCTGTAGCGGAGAAGGCAGAGCTGGCGCGAATTGGTCACTACTACGCGACGGAATCAATGTTGGTCTGGGATGCTGAAGCGGAAGAATATGATGCTGATGCAACACCCGAAACAGGTTCTGAAACTTTGTTTGACTACTACAAACGTTTGGTAGAGGGTAAGGAAAAAGCAGAACGTGTTGATGTCGCGATGTTCTCTGATTAA